A stretch of Pelagicoccus enzymogenes DNA encodes these proteins:
- a CDS encoding trans-sulfuration enzyme family protein has translation MESDDRSNRLRTRCSHLGGRPEGNEPYVPPIVQSTLFNLGSAADAESIFSGERPGHAYTRFGNPTVEKLAEAISSLEGGGGALVTSSGNAATLCAVTIAMSGRSGKLVTHPDIYGGSHELLAILSETYGLQVAVVDPSEEASWLDAVRNAGAVLLETPSNPLMRLIDLKATIEAARSKAAPVIVDNTVATPFNQQPFQFGADWVVQSTTKYLNGHSDVVGGCLVKREKLTPQDRRVHKNLGGTVNAMEAWLVLRGMRTFALRMEAHNRNGRAIADWLRGHPAVSKVHYPGNGGKRQAEIFGRQMSGGSGFLAFELSGGGEAADRFLDRMQLITHAVSLGGMESLATRPAMSSHRGMDPEARRLAGITDGLIRLSVGTEAPEDLIADLQRALPGGTGAYQANGGKFEGT, from the coding sequence ATGGAAAGCGATGACAGGTCGAACCGATTGCGAACGCGTTGCTCCCACCTCGGTGGGCGCCCTGAAGGGAACGAGCCCTACGTGCCGCCGATTGTGCAGAGCACGCTTTTCAATTTGGGAAGCGCCGCCGATGCGGAGTCGATCTTCTCAGGGGAGCGTCCTGGCCATGCCTACACGCGTTTTGGGAATCCGACGGTGGAGAAGCTTGCGGAGGCGATAAGTTCCTTGGAAGGCGGTGGTGGAGCCCTAGTGACGAGCTCGGGCAATGCGGCGACGCTGTGCGCCGTCACGATTGCGATGTCGGGGCGTAGTGGAAAGTTGGTGACGCATCCGGACATCTATGGTGGTAGCCATGAATTGCTGGCCATCTTGTCGGAAACCTATGGCTTGCAAGTAGCGGTCGTGGATCCGAGCGAAGAAGCCAGCTGGTTGGATGCGGTGAGGAATGCAGGCGCAGTGCTGCTAGAAACGCCATCGAATCCGCTCATGCGTTTAATCGACTTGAAGGCCACCATCGAGGCTGCCCGCTCTAAGGCGGCACCAGTGATCGTGGACAATACGGTGGCGACACCTTTCAACCAGCAGCCTTTCCAGTTCGGTGCCGATTGGGTGGTACAATCAACGACAAAGTACCTCAATGGGCACTCTGACGTGGTGGGAGGTTGTCTGGTAAAGCGAGAAAAGCTGACGCCGCAAGATCGAAGGGTTCACAAGAACTTGGGTGGAACCGTGAATGCGATGGAGGCATGGCTGGTTCTGCGAGGGATGAGAACCTTTGCCTTGCGCATGGAGGCCCATAACCGAAACGGTCGGGCTATTGCTGACTGGCTTAGGGGACACCCAGCTGTATCCAAAGTGCATTACCCTGGCAACGGAGGGAAGAGACAAGCGGAGATTTTTGGCCGGCAGATGTCCGGCGGAAGCGGCTTTCTAGCTTTTGAGCTTTCAGGAGGCGGCGAAGCTGCAGACCGCTTCCTTGATCGCATGCAACTGATAACGCATGCGGTAAGCCTTGGTGGTATGGAAAGTTTGGCGACGCGGCCTGCCATGTCCAGTCATCGCGGAATGGATCCGGAGGCGAGGCGCTTGGCTGGCATTACCGATGGCTTGATTCGCCTCTCGGTGGGAACGGAAGCGCCCGAAGATTTGATCGCGGATTTGCAGCGTGCGTTGCCCGGCGGTACGGGGGCCTACCAGGCGAACGGGGGTAAATTCGAGGGAACCTGA
- a CDS encoding class I SAM-dependent methyltransferase, giving the protein MYQEWKYDEYRQVGKDYTLADEVAVYDSSHAQFRNVDAENRALLKKLELPSGASIADIGCGTGEFALAAAGEGHSVVAVDVSASMLGRAKEKAVERGVELRFQHAGYLDFQLPARSLDAVTSSFSLHHLPDYWKGVALERVRQSLKQGGRFFLRDVVMSDTGAAACVSRFVAQQEALGGAFLREDAIGHFREEFSTYDWIMRGLLERSGFKIRAVETVSGIVSEYLCEV; this is encoded by the coding sequence ATGTATCAAGAATGGAAGTACGACGAATACCGTCAGGTTGGAAAGGATTACACGCTGGCGGATGAGGTGGCGGTTTACGACTCCTCGCACGCTCAGTTTCGCAATGTTGACGCTGAAAACCGAGCCCTGCTAAAGAAGCTCGAATTGCCGTCGGGCGCTTCAATTGCTGACATCGGATGCGGCACCGGCGAGTTCGCCCTCGCCGCCGCGGGAGAAGGGCATTCGGTGGTCGCGGTAGACGTCTCGGCGAGCATGCTGGGACGCGCCAAGGAGAAAGCTGTAGAGAGAGGTGTCGAGCTGCGCTTTCAGCACGCGGGTTACCTCGATTTTCAGTTGCCAGCCAGAAGTCTGGATGCGGTGACGAGCAGCTTTTCCTTGCATCACCTGCCCGACTATTGGAAGGGCGTCGCGCTCGAGCGTGTGAGGCAATCCTTGAAACAAGGCGGTCGCTTTTTTCTGCGGGATGTGGTGATGTCGGATACGGGAGCGGCTGCATGTGTATCGCGATTTGTCGCCCAGCAGGAGGCCTTGGGAGGCGCCTTTTTGCGTGAGGACGCGATTGGTCATTTCCGCGAGGAGTTTTCCACCTACGACTGGATCATGCGAGGATTGCTCGAGCGCAGCGGGTTCAAGATAAGGGCTGTGGAAACGGTTTCCGGTATTGTCTCCGAATACCTTTGCGAGGTTTAG
- a CDS encoding NCS2 family permease: protein MKDLFKLRENNTTVRTEVIGGVTTFLTMAYIIIVNPLILSEAGMDKPALITATCLAACIGTLLAGFWARVPFAMAPGMGLNAFFTYTLVMGQGLNWQTALGVVFVSGVAFLILTLAGIREKVVTAIPLALRIATAAGIGLFITFIGLKNLGLVVDNPATLVSIGALTRPVLIGLGALLLITILEIKKVKGSILIGIFSATAAGALFGDVQLDAVWSAPPSLAPLAFQLDILGALQWGLAGAIFSFMFVDLFDSIGTIVACSYEAGHVEKDGSIKRIDKVLEADSVATIVGSLLGTSTTTTYIESASGIADGARTGLASVVTGLLFLVGLFFAPLIGAVPAFATAPALIIVGVFMFRNIKEIQFSELKTAVPAFLTMILMPLTFSIATGLTVGFLSYILIAVFCGDLKKISPVMWVVGALSAVNMVITVAH, encoded by the coding sequence ATGAAAGACCTATTCAAGCTCAGGGAAAACAACACGACTGTCCGCACCGAGGTGATCGGGGGCGTCACGACTTTTTTGACGATGGCGTACATCATCATCGTCAATCCGCTGATACTGAGCGAGGCAGGCATGGACAAGCCGGCTCTGATCACGGCCACTTGCCTAGCGGCCTGTATCGGGACTTTGCTGGCTGGATTTTGGGCTAGGGTGCCGTTTGCCATGGCTCCTGGCATGGGCTTGAACGCGTTTTTTACCTACACTTTGGTGATGGGGCAGGGGCTCAATTGGCAGACGGCCCTCGGCGTGGTTTTCGTTTCCGGGGTGGCTTTTTTGATTCTAACCCTAGCGGGAATTCGCGAAAAGGTGGTGACGGCGATTCCCTTGGCCCTGCGTATCGCGACGGCGGCCGGTATCGGATTATTCATTACGTTTATTGGACTGAAGAACTTGGGGCTCGTGGTGGACAATCCTGCGACCTTGGTTTCGATCGGTGCTTTGACGCGTCCAGTTTTGATCGGCCTAGGAGCTTTGCTTTTGATCACGATCCTTGAGATAAAGAAAGTGAAGGGGTCGATCCTGATCGGCATCTTTTCCGCGACTGCGGCGGGGGCGCTTTTTGGCGACGTCCAACTAGATGCAGTATGGTCGGCTCCGCCGAGTTTGGCTCCGCTCGCCTTCCAGCTCGATATTCTGGGGGCCCTGCAGTGGGGATTGGCAGGGGCCATTTTCTCTTTCATGTTTGTGGACCTGTTCGATTCGATCGGCACGATCGTGGCCTGCTCCTATGAGGCGGGGCACGTCGAGAAGGACGGTTCGATCAAGCGGATCGACAAGGTGCTGGAAGCTGACTCGGTAGCGACAATCGTCGGCTCCCTCCTGGGAACGAGCACCACTACGACTTACATCGAATCTGCCTCGGGAATCGCCGACGGAGCCCGCACCGGGCTAGCTTCGGTGGTGACTGGCTTGCTGTTTCTCGTCGGACTCTTCTTTGCGCCTTTGATTGGTGCGGTCCCCGCGTTCGCGACCGCTCCTGCTTTGATCATCGTAGGTGTATTCATGTTTCGGAACATAAAGGAGATCCAGTTCTCGGAATTGAAGACTGCAGTTCCGGCGTTTTTGACCATGATCCTTATGCCCTTGACCTTCAGCATCGCGACGGGCCTGACGGTGGGGTTTCTCTCCTACATCCTGATAGCGGTCTTTTGCGGCGACTTGAAAAAGATATCCCCTGTGATGTGGGTGGTCGGAGCTCTGTCGGCAGTCAATATGGTGATCACGGTGGCCCACTAA
- a CDS encoding MarR family winged helix-turn-helix transcriptional regulator, protein MPKRKQAAQLIKEDYELLSEFRYRLRRFLGFSENAAIEHGVTPQQYQSMLSIHGFPGRDWVTVGELAERMQIEHHSAGGLVRRMQSVGLVKKEVSPDDRRVMQIRLTESGLNVLNKLIRVHQDELGLVGPKLIGLIKEATLQSNKQ, encoded by the coding sequence ATGCCGAAACGTAAACAAGCCGCCCAACTGATAAAAGAGGACTACGAACTCCTGTCGGAGTTTCGCTACCGGCTGCGGCGATTCCTCGGCTTCAGCGAAAACGCTGCCATCGAGCACGGCGTCACGCCTCAGCAATACCAGTCCATGCTCTCCATTCACGGCTTTCCCGGGCGCGATTGGGTCACGGTGGGGGAACTCGCGGAGAGGATGCAAATCGAGCACCACTCGGCAGGCGGCTTGGTGCGGCGCATGCAAAGCGTCGGACTGGTGAAAAAAGAAGTGTCTCCGGACGACCGACGCGTCATGCAAATCCGTTTGACCGAGAGCGGCCTCAACGTCCTCAACAAACTCATCCGCGTACACCAAGACGAACTCGGCCTTGTCGGACCCAAGCTGATCGGCTTGATCAAGGAAGCGACCCTGCAAAGCAACAAGCAGTAA
- the upp gene encoding uracil phosphoribosyltransferase — translation MKRFPTLTVSNHPLIQHKLSYIRDKRTSKKVFKELVDEVGTLLAYEITKNLPVRAVRVETPLETTTCNVIDSENVVLVPLLRAGLGMVDGVRNLIPNCAICHLGLYRDHETHEPVTYYFKPMQRPENRMFIMVDPMLATGGSAIASADMLKQSGAKDIKFMCLVAAPEGVEAFQHAHPDIEIFAAALDDRLNDDAYILPGLGDAGDRLFGTT, via the coding sequence ATGAAGCGATTTCCCACACTTACGGTTTCCAACCATCCGCTAATCCAGCACAAGCTGAGCTACATTCGGGACAAGAGGACGTCCAAAAAAGTGTTCAAGGAACTGGTGGACGAAGTCGGGACTCTGCTTGCTTACGAAATCACCAAGAACCTGCCGGTACGAGCGGTGCGGGTCGAAACGCCCTTGGAGACGACGACTTGCAACGTGATCGATAGCGAGAATGTAGTGCTTGTTCCACTACTTAGAGCCGGATTAGGCATGGTGGATGGAGTGCGCAATCTGATACCGAACTGCGCGATCTGCCATCTAGGCTTGTATCGAGATCATGAAACGCACGAGCCGGTGACGTACTATTTTAAACCGATGCAGCGTCCCGAAAACCGCATGTTTATCATGGTAGATCCCATGTTGGCGACAGGAGGCTCCGCTATCGCGTCGGCTGACATGCTCAAGCAGAGCGGCGCGAAGGATATCAAGTTTATGTGCCTGGTGGCGGCTCCTGAAGGGGTCGAGGCTTTCCAGCATGCCCATCCGGATATCGAGATCTTTGCGGCGGCCTTGGACGACCGCTTGAACGACGACGCCTACATTCTGCCGGGATTGGGCGATGCGGGGGATCGCCTTTTTGGCACGACCTAA
- the hpt gene encoding hypoxanthine phosphoribosyltransferase produces the protein MPEQGLTRTLLSKEEIASIVARLGREITEHYKDSDNELIVVGLLRGSFVFMADLVRQIKRPMITDFMTISSYGDSTTSSGDVKVVMDLDESITGRDVLLVEDIIDTGNTFSKVVRMLKGRKPASLRICTLLNKPSRRQVKVKIDFCGIDIPDEFVCGYGLDYAQKYRNVPYVGIYGGPVD, from the coding sequence ATGCCAGAACAAGGACTGACAAGAACGCTTCTCTCCAAGGAAGAAATTGCAAGTATCGTGGCCCGGCTCGGGCGCGAAATTACGGAGCACTACAAAGACTCTGACAATGAGCTGATCGTGGTTGGCTTGCTGCGCGGGTCGTTCGTTTTTATGGCGGACTTGGTGCGACAGATCAAGCGGCCCATGATCACGGACTTCATGACGATCTCCAGCTATGGGGATTCAACAACCAGTTCGGGCGACGTGAAAGTGGTGATGGATCTGGACGAGTCGATCACGGGGCGAGACGTTTTGCTGGTGGAGGACATCATCGATACGGGGAACACCTTCAGTAAGGTGGTCCGTATGTTGAAGGGGCGCAAACCGGCTTCGCTGCGTATCTGCACTCTCCTCAACAAGCCGTCGCGTCGTCAGGTCAAGGTGAAGATCGACTTTTGCGGGATCGATATACCCGACGAGTTCGTATGCGGCTACGGGCTAGATTATGCCCAAAAGTATCGAAACGTTCCCTACGTGGGGATCTACGGAGGACCGGTCGACTGA
- a CDS encoding mechanosensitive ion channel family protein, with protein MDTFRTEIRESLLNWLHIQSPEYARVFYNGIALAWIATVAVVLHLLLHHFALKLIDRTKARERKSWRKTLYGHGVLSRIAFVLQGAVAHIQASLWLSPTSLVGNALTTALQLWMLLFGLLAFYALLDALESFIQRSGKRIHFPLRGITQTLKIVASVIIVIVGISILMGESPIILLSGLGALSAVLMLVFKDPILGLVAGIQLSANNMLSVGDWLEMPKYGADGDVIDIGLTTVKVQNWDKTITTIPTYALISDSFKNWRGMSESGGRRIKRSIHINTTSIKFLNEEDLLQLRKAKLLAPYLEEKIAELEKSNADAALDLSSPLNGRRLTNVGTFRGYLKSYLKSHPRIAQDMLILVRQLEPSSHGLPLQVYAFTATTKWGEYEDIQSDIFDHIFAVLPEFGLRIHESPTGDDLRFLSTPTPHSASEAPRF; from the coding sequence ATGGATACCTTCAGAACTGAAATACGAGAATCCCTTTTGAACTGGCTGCATATCCAGTCTCCCGAGTACGCACGGGTGTTCTACAACGGCATCGCGCTCGCTTGGATCGCTACCGTAGCCGTCGTTCTGCACCTGCTCCTGCACCATTTCGCCCTGAAACTCATCGACCGGACCAAGGCGCGCGAGCGCAAATCCTGGCGCAAAACCCTCTACGGACACGGCGTACTCTCCCGCATCGCGTTCGTGCTGCAAGGAGCCGTGGCCCACATCCAGGCCAGCCTCTGGCTTTCGCCGACCTCTCTCGTCGGAAACGCCCTTACCACCGCCCTCCAGCTTTGGATGCTCCTCTTTGGCTTGCTCGCTTTCTACGCCCTGCTCGACGCTCTGGAGAGCTTTATTCAGAGGAGCGGCAAACGCATACACTTCCCCCTGCGCGGCATCACCCAGACCCTGAAAATCGTAGCCAGCGTGATCATCGTCATCGTTGGAATATCGATCCTCATGGGGGAATCTCCGATCATTCTCCTCAGCGGCCTCGGTGCCCTCTCCGCGGTCCTCATGCTCGTATTCAAAGACCCGATACTTGGCCTGGTCGCCGGCATACAGCTCTCCGCCAACAATATGCTCTCGGTGGGAGACTGGCTCGAAATGCCAAAGTACGGAGCGGATGGAGACGTGATCGACATCGGTCTGACCACGGTGAAAGTGCAGAACTGGGACAAGACCATCACCACCATTCCCACCTACGCCCTCATCTCCGATTCCTTCAAGAACTGGCGCGGCATGTCGGAGTCGGGCGGACGCCGCATCAAGCGCAGCATCCATATAAACACCACCAGCATCAAGTTTCTGAACGAGGAGGACCTGCTCCAACTGCGCAAAGCGAAGTTGTTGGCCCCCTACCTTGAGGAGAAGATCGCAGAGCTAGAAAAGTCCAACGCCGATGCCGCGCTTGACCTTTCCTCCCCCTTGAACGGACGCCGACTCACTAATGTCGGCACCTTCCGCGGCTACCTAAAATCCTACCTCAAGAGCCATCCACGAATCGCCCAAGACATGCTCATCCTCGTCAGGCAGCTTGAACCTTCGAGCCATGGGCTCCCCCTGCAAGTCTACGCCTTCACCGCCACTACCAAATGGGGCGAGTACGAGGACATACAATCAGACATCTTCGACCACATCTTCGCTGTCCTCCCCGAGTTCGGTTTGCGTATCCACGAATCACCTACAGGAGACGATCTCCGTTTCCTCTCCACGCCCACGCCTCATTCCGCGTCGGAAGCTCCTCGCTTCTGA
- a CDS encoding AGE family epimerase/isomerase — protein sequence MSELEASFQRDLVNAWYPRSVDERHGGYVTGFDNAWQANEETNKYLVGQSRHIWVLSQLALFEGDTGYSAQARHGVRFLIEQMWDHDRGGFYEAVTQAGVPIEREKKSAYGMSFSIYALSAFHAATGDEEALEYARKAFLWLDRFAWDSEAGGYVDDLSLDGDWTRKRIGNGDTLASGSKDYNSSIHILESYTSLYTVWPDEHLRQRLQQMLEIVRDRFVQEPGYLHLIFERDWQPLSFRDKGRDAVLGKLAYDHVSWGHDVETAFLMLEAVEALHGEVDAKTAETAKALVDHALATGWDERLGSLYEGGYYFEESGPLEVVMPNKIWWIAAESLNALLLMSQLYPEEPKYWQAFADQWAYIKEYQIDPVNGGWMSVGLDSDPLAASRAKAYRWKANYHDARAYMNCIRMLRGEFHLTRH from the coding sequence TTGTCCGAACTGGAAGCGTCCTTCCAGCGCGACCTCGTCAACGCTTGGTATCCGCGCTCCGTGGACGAGCGGCACGGCGGATACGTGACTGGCTTCGACAACGCTTGGCAAGCAAACGAGGAGACGAACAAGTACCTCGTCGGCCAATCGCGTCACATATGGGTATTGTCGCAGCTCGCGCTTTTCGAAGGGGATACCGGCTACTCCGCGCAGGCCCGGCATGGGGTGCGGTTCTTGATCGAGCAGATGTGGGATCACGACCGCGGCGGCTTTTACGAAGCGGTTACCCAGGCAGGGGTCCCGATCGAGCGAGAAAAAAAGTCAGCTTACGGGATGTCGTTTTCGATCTATGCGCTCTCAGCCTTCCACGCGGCGACTGGAGACGAGGAAGCACTCGAATACGCTAGGAAAGCCTTTCTCTGGTTGGACCGATTCGCTTGGGACTCCGAAGCTGGAGGCTATGTCGACGATTTGTCCTTAGATGGAGACTGGACGCGAAAACGTATTGGAAATGGGGATACGTTAGCGTCTGGCTCCAAGGACTACAATTCTTCCATCCACATTCTGGAGAGCTATACGTCGCTATATACGGTTTGGCCGGACGAACATTTACGGCAGCGCTTGCAGCAAATGCTGGAGATCGTACGCGACCGCTTCGTGCAGGAGCCCGGCTATCTCCATCTCATTTTCGAGCGGGATTGGCAGCCGCTGAGTTTTCGTGACAAGGGGAGGGACGCGGTGCTCGGCAAACTGGCGTATGACCACGTTTCCTGGGGGCACGATGTGGAGACGGCTTTTCTTATGTTGGAGGCTGTGGAAGCGCTGCATGGCGAGGTGGATGCGAAAACTGCCGAAACGGCCAAGGCTTTGGTGGACCATGCATTGGCGACCGGTTGGGACGAGCGACTGGGATCCCTGTACGAAGGGGGATACTACTTCGAGGAAAGTGGCCCTTTGGAAGTGGTGATGCCCAACAAGATTTGGTGGATCGCGGCGGAGTCTCTAAACGCTTTGCTTTTGATGTCCCAGCTGTACCCGGAGGAGCCAAAGTACTGGCAAGCCTTTGCCGATCAATGGGCTTACATCAAGGAATACCAAATCGACCCCGTGAACGGGGGGTGGATGTCCGTCGGATTAGACAGCGATCCGCTCGCCGCTTCGCGAGCGAAGGCCTATCGCTGGAAAGCGAATTACCATGACGCTCGGGCTTACATGAATTGCATTCGCATGTTGCGGGGAGAGTTTCATCTGACGCGGCATTGA
- the ilvB gene encoding acetolactate synthase large subunit, which translates to MNYTGAEILIALLERQGIERIAGIPGGANLPMYDALSRSGKIRHILARHEQGAGFIAQGQARVTGEAAVFFATSGPGATNTITALADAKLDSIPVICITGQVPKSLIGTDAFQEIDTFGLSLPVTKHSYFAQSAEELLQIIPEAFRVANSGRPGPVLIDIPKDVQMERIQVERWPEPGRRELESAIEAKAIREAAAMIDEAERPIIYLGGGAIHSGAEARTLEFAERIHAPVTTTLMGLGAFPASHPQSIGMLGMHAARYTNKALEECDLLIALGARFDDRATGKVAQFCPNAKIVHIDIDNAELHKIKTAHVGIQADLNAALQELAPATRARRREAWMERIAELKRDFPMEMPDRESPTSAYGIIRQTQRICPQDTIVTTDVGQHQMRAAQAFAFEQPRRWLTSGGLGTMGFGLPAAIGAALEAPKQRVVCFSGDGSLMMNIQELATAAEEGADLKVVLCNNNSLGLVHQQQTLFYGKNIFASNFSSHLDFCMIARGFGVGAYDLAKTEDPQALLEEALNAKGTVLINVPIDVTHKVFPMVPPGGANSEAIHEQVEQEVAI; encoded by the coding sequence ATGAACTACACAGGCGCAGAAATACTCATCGCATTGCTCGAACGACAGGGCATCGAACGCATAGCCGGCATCCCCGGCGGAGCGAACCTCCCCATGTACGACGCCTTGTCGCGCAGCGGAAAGATTCGGCACATCCTCGCTCGCCACGAGCAAGGAGCCGGCTTTATTGCCCAGGGCCAAGCCCGAGTAACGGGGGAGGCGGCGGTCTTCTTCGCGACCTCGGGTCCGGGCGCGACCAACACCATTACCGCTTTGGCAGATGCGAAGCTGGACTCGATACCCGTGATTTGCATCACGGGACAGGTTCCCAAGAGCTTGATCGGCACGGACGCGTTCCAGGAGATCGATACCTTCGGCTTGAGTCTTCCCGTCACCAAGCACAGCTACTTCGCCCAATCTGCTGAAGAGCTGCTCCAAATCATTCCGGAAGCCTTTCGCGTAGCGAACTCCGGCCGTCCGGGGCCGGTTTTGATCGATATCCCGAAGGATGTGCAAATGGAGCGTATCCAAGTTGAGCGTTGGCCTGAACCGGGACGACGAGAGCTCGAGTCGGCGATCGAAGCCAAAGCCATCAGAGAAGCGGCAGCTATGATCGACGAAGCGGAACGCCCGATTATCTATCTCGGCGGCGGAGCTATTCACAGCGGAGCGGAAGCCCGCACCTTGGAGTTTGCGGAGCGTATCCATGCTCCCGTTACGACTACGTTGATGGGATTAGGTGCTTTTCCTGCCAGCCATCCGCAGTCTATCGGCATGCTCGGGATGCATGCGGCGCGGTACACCAACAAAGCTTTGGAAGAGTGCGACCTCTTGATCGCATTAGGCGCCCGTTTCGACGATCGAGCGACTGGCAAGGTCGCCCAGTTTTGTCCCAACGCCAAGATCGTCCACATCGACATCGACAACGCCGAGCTGCATAAGATCAAGACGGCCCATGTCGGGATCCAGGCAGACTTGAACGCCGCCTTGCAGGAACTGGCTCCCGCGACGCGAGCTCGTCGCCGGGAAGCTTGGATGGAACGAATCGCGGAGCTCAAACGTGACTTTCCCATGGAAATGCCGGATCGGGAGTCGCCGACCTCCGCCTACGGGATCATTCGGCAGACGCAGCGTATTTGCCCGCAGGATACGATTGTCACGACGGACGTCGGGCAGCACCAGATGCGGGCCGCCCAGGCCTTCGCGTTCGAGCAGCCGCGTCGTTGGTTGACCTCAGGCGGCTTGGGAACCATGGGCTTTGGACTGCCAGCGGCCATTGGCGCAGCCTTGGAGGCTCCGAAGCAGCGGGTCGTTTGCTTCTCCGGTGACGGCAGTTTGATGATGAATATCCAGGAGTTGGCTACGGCAGCTGAGGAAGGCGCGGACTTGAAGGTTGTTCTCTGCAACAACAACTCCTTGGGCTTGGTTCACCAACAGCAGACGTTGTTCTATGGGAAGAATATCTTCGCTTCGAACTTCAGTAGCCACCTCGACTTCTGCATGATCGCCCGCGGGTTTGGCGTTGGCGCTTACGACTTGGCGAAGACGGAAGACCCGCAAGCCCTCTTGGAAGAAGCCTTGAACGCGAAGGGGACTGTTTTGATCAACGTGCCCATCGACGTTACTCACAAGGTTTTCCCAATGGTTCCTCCAGGTGGAGCGAATTCGGAGGCCATTCACGAGCAGGTGGAACAAGAAGTCGCTATTTAA
- a CDS encoding uracil-xanthine permease family protein: MADVNRAKKLVLGVQHVFAMFGATVLMPALTGMDPGVALLAAGIGTFVFHGVTGGIVPVFLGSSFAFIGAIKTVVGEDGSGLPKALGGVICAGLFYLLFSLVVKFGGAKLMKRLFPAVVTGPVIMVIGLSLAPIGVEMASSDWLLSLVAIFTIIAVSCFMKGFFKLVPILIGILTGYLVAAILGRVDYSALQASGGVFIGADSFVFPVFDWTAILAIAPLAIVTSMEHIGDITTNGAVVGKDFFKKPGLHRTLLGDGLATVASGLIGGPPNTTYSENTGVLAVTKNYDPAVLRLAAAMAIGLGLFSPVGAFLRTIPVPVMGGVSFILFGMIASVGIRTIANAQLNFNRSRNLIIVALILVCGLGGVKLPLGELVIEGIGLAAMVGMLANLVLHLILPDDPNDD; the protein is encoded by the coding sequence ATGGCAGATGTTAATAGGGCTAAGAAGCTGGTGTTGGGCGTGCAGCACGTGTTTGCGATGTTTGGCGCCACGGTGTTGATGCCGGCCCTGACGGGGATGGATCCGGGGGTGGCTTTGTTGGCAGCGGGCATCGGGACTTTTGTTTTTCATGGGGTGACTGGGGGGATCGTCCCGGTGTTCCTGGGGTCGAGTTTTGCGTTTATCGGAGCGATCAAGACGGTTGTGGGGGAGGACGGCAGCGGCTTGCCGAAAGCCTTGGGCGGGGTGATCTGCGCGGGGCTCTTTTACTTGCTCTTCTCCTTGGTAGTGAAGTTTGGCGGGGCAAAGCTGATGAAGCGCCTGTTCCCAGCAGTCGTGACGGGACCGGTGATCATGGTGATCGGTCTCTCGCTGGCTCCCATCGGGGTGGAAATGGCATCTTCCGACTGGCTGCTGTCGCTGGTGGCGATTTTCACCATCATCGCGGTGTCATGCTTCATGAAAGGCTTTTTCAAGCTGGTGCCAATTTTGATCGGAATACTGACGGGCTATTTGGTGGCGGCCATTCTGGGACGAGTCGACTACAGCGCGCTGCAGGCTTCCGGTGGCGTATTCATCGGGGCGGACAGCTTCGTGTTTCCAGTGTTTGACTGGACGGCGATTCTGGCGATCGCGCCCTTGGCGATCGTGACCTCGATGGAGCACATCGGTGACATCACCACGAATGGCGCTGTAGTGGGGAAGGATTTTTTCAAGAAGCCTGGATTGCATCGAACGCTGTTGGGGGACGGGCTTGCTACGGTGGCGTCGGGTTTGATTGGCGGCCCGCCGAATACGACCTATTCCGAGAATACGGGAGTCCTGGCCGTGACGAAGAACTACGACCCGGCGGTGTTGCGCCTGGCGGCGGCGATGGCGATTGGGCTAGGATTGTTCAGTCCAGTGGGGGCCTTTTTGAGAACGATACCGGTGCCGGTGATGGGAGGGGTGAGCTTCATTCTTTTTGGGATGATCGCTTCGGTCGGAATCCGAACCATCGCGAATGCTCAGCTGAACTTCAATCGCAGCCGAAACCTCATCATTGTCGCCTTGATTCTGGTTTGCGGTCTGGGTGGCGTGAAATTGCCGCTAGGCGAACTCGTGATCGAAGGCATAGGCTTGGCCGCGATGGTCGGGATGCTGGCGAACCTTGTCCTGCACCTTATTCTGCCGGACGATCCGAACGACGATTGA